CATTAAAATTAGTTGAGTTGAAAACGGGGGTGAGGAGATGACAAGGGGGGAGAGGAGGAAGGCGGGGTTTACCCTGATCGAGCTGATGGTCGTGGTGGCCCTCGTTGGAATCCTGGCTGCCATCGCCATCGTGGCCTATGCGGACTTTGTGACCAGATCGAGGATCACGGAGATCACCACTGTCCTCGATCAGGTGGCCTCGGCTGCGGCTGAGTACCATGCCACCAGCGGCGCCAATGTGTTTCCCAACGACTTAGCCTTGTTCGCCGGGGGTCTGAGCAATCGATATGGTAACATACAGGTCATAAATTCCAATGCTACC
The nucleotide sequence above comes from Deltaproteobacteria bacterium. Encoded proteins:
- a CDS encoding prepilin-type N-terminal cleavage/methylation domain-containing protein, whose product is MTRGERRKAGFTLIELMVVVALVGILAAIAIVAYADFVTRSRITEITTVLDQVASAAAEYHATSGANVFPNDLALFAGGLSNRYGNIQVINSNATQGEYGIGSIQNLNPSVDGCHLYIRVRFNSNQGYIKDWITNLSSKYRPRS